The [Eubacterium] siraeum genome contains a region encoding:
- the aroC gene encoding chorismate synthase produces MSSAFKFGELSVSIFGESHGKAIGVVIDGLPGGIGIDFDAVLDFMARRAPKKDGTSTMRSEKDFPNVVSGMVDGVLTGTPLCAVIQNTDQHSADYKSVSHLARPGHADYTGYVRYNGSNDLRGGGHFSGRITAPLVFAGAIASQILESKGITTGAHILSIMDAGDERFDPVNVNAEQLKQVRSRYLPLINTDVEQQMRDVIADAAAKLDSVGGIIEYAAVGLPAGIGSPMFDGIENRISQAVFGVPAVKGIEFGAGFDVANMYGSNNNDEFCIENGEIRTRTNNHGGILGGITSGMPIVFHVAMKPTPSIARLQKTVDYTTMTEETLGIKGRHDPCIVPRAVPCIESAANLAILSYVI; encoded by the coding sequence ATGTCATCAGCGTTTAAATTCGGAGAGCTTTCGGTTTCAATATTCGGCGAATCGCACGGAAAGGCTATCGGTGTTGTGATAGACGGGCTTCCGGGTGGAATCGGAATCGACTTTGACGCTGTGCTTGACTTTATGGCAAGACGTGCGCCGAAGAAAGACGGCACAAGCACAATGCGCAGTGAGAAGGATTTCCCGAATGTAGTATCGGGAATGGTGGACGGTGTGCTGACAGGCACTCCCCTTTGCGCTGTGATACAGAATACAGATCAGCATTCGGCTGATTATAAGAGCGTGAGCCACCTTGCACGACCCGGTCACGCCGATTATACGGGATATGTGCGTTATAACGGCAGTAACGATCTGCGTGGCGGTGGACATTTTTCGGGAAGAATTACCGCACCGCTGGTTTTTGCGGGAGCGATAGCATCGCAGATACTCGAAAGCAAGGGGATAACCACGGGGGCGCATATCCTGTCAATAATGGACGCAGGCGATGAACGCTTTGACCCTGTGAACGTGAATGCTGAGCAATTAAAGCAGGTCAGAAGCCGCTATCTTCCGCTTATCAATACTGATGTTGAACAGCAGATGAGAGATGTTATAGCAGATGCGGCGGCAAAGCTCGATTCGGTAGGCGGAATTATCGAATATGCGGCGGTCGGACTTCCTGCGGGCATAGGCTCGCCTATGTTCGACGGCATCGAAAACAGGATTTCACAGGCGGTATTCGGCGTGCCTGCTGTCAAGGGCATTGAATTCGGCGCAGGCTTTGATGTTGCGAATATGTACGGCAGTAACAACAATGACGAGTTCTGCATTGAAAATGGCGAAATCAGGACAAGGACGAATAACCACGGAGGCATTTTAGGCGGTATCACAAGCGGTATGCCTATAGTATTCCATGTTGCGATGAAGCCTACCCCGTCAATCGCCCGTCTTCAGAAAACAGTTGATTATACCACTATGACGGAAGAAACGCTTGGTATCAAGGGCAGGCACGATCCCTGCATCGTTCCGAGGGCTGTACCCTGCATTGAGTCGGCGGCAAACCTTGCGATTTTATCTTATGTTATCTGA
- a CDS encoding Sapep family Mn(2+)-dependent dipeptidase, with protein MDNRKYRNFAEKNKEDIISLLSTLVEVPSIEGKAEENFLFGKEPAKALGIILDKAEEMGFTVNNRENYYATADYLPNGESKPSLAVLCHLDIVPAGKGWTYDPFKVTEKDGILYGRGVTDDKGPAVSALYALYSIKELGVKLSKGVRLIFGTNEENGSADIEYYLRNDEMPSMVFTPDASYPLINCEKGMARTQYTAQMSNDDILEISGGQVINAVPAECYAVLASKHEEAVCSYIANNKNSCCFTAEQTGNGIKVICKGESAHASTPQKAKNAITAMLEMLVTLDIKHETKTLFGDILKRYPYGETDGSSLGIACEDKSGALTCVLSLINAENGRLDFSTDIRFPMSMTLSQLKSKLENAVDGTGISIAEFTGTNAHYASPDSFLVKTLLDVYEEHTGKKGECIAIGGGTYVHGIEGGVAFGVEHPDTDYRIHGADEFVPVGELLDNTVIFAKAIERLCR; from the coding sequence ATGGATAACAGAAAATACAGAAATTTTGCGGAGAAAAACAAGGAAGATATTATTTCTCTGCTGTCAACGCTTGTAGAAGTGCCGAGCATAGAAGGAAAAGCGGAAGAAAATTTTCTCTTCGGAAAAGAGCCTGCAAAGGCACTCGGAATAATACTTGACAAAGCCGAAGAAATGGGCTTTACGGTAAATAACCGTGAAAATTATTACGCAACGGCCGACTATCTTCCCAACGGCGAAAGCAAGCCTTCTCTTGCGGTGCTGTGCCACCTTGACATTGTTCCCGCCGGTAAAGGCTGGACGTATGATCCCTTCAAGGTCACCGAAAAGGACGGTATTCTCTATGGCAGAGGTGTAACCGACGATAAAGGACCTGCGGTATCCGCACTTTACGCTCTGTACAGCATAAAAGAGCTTGGCGTAAAGCTGTCAAAGGGTGTACGGCTGATATTCGGTACAAACGAGGAAAACGGCTCTGCCGATATTGAATATTATCTCAGAAATGACGAGATGCCTTCGATGGTGTTTACTCCCGATGCATCCTATCCGCTTATAAACTGCGAAAAAGGTATGGCAAGGACACAGTACACGGCACAAATGAGCAATGACGACATTTTGGAAATCAGCGGCGGACAGGTGATAAACGCCGTTCCTGCCGAGTGTTACGCAGTTCTCGCTTCAAAGCACGAGGAGGCTGTTTGTTCATATATTGCAAATAACAAGAACAGCTGTTGCTTTACCGCAGAACAGACGGGAAACGGTATAAAAGTTATCTGCAAGGGCGAATCTGCTCACGCATCTACTCCGCAAAAGGCGAAAAATGCAATAACGGCAATGCTCGAAATGCTTGTGACGCTTGATATTAAGCATGAAACAAAAACACTGTTCGGTGATATTCTGAAACGTTATCCATACGGAGAAACAGACGGTTCTTCACTGGGGATAGCCTGCGAGGATAAATCGGGTGCACTTACCTGCGTTTTAAGCCTTATAAACGCTGAAAACGGCAGACTTGACTTTAGCACCGACATAAGATTTCCGATGAGTATGACATTATCTCAGCTGAAAAGCAAGCTGGAAAATGCCGTAGACGGCACGGGTATTTCAATAGCGGAGTTTACAGGCACAAACGCTCATTATGCCTCTCCCGACAGCTTTCTTGTAAAGACGCTTCTTGATGTATACGAAGAGCATACCGGCAAAAAAGGCGAATGTATAGCTATCGGCGGAGGAACCTATGTACACGGGATCGAGGGCGGTGTCGCCTTCGGCGTTGAACATCCCGACACGGATTACAGGATACACGGTGCGGACGAATTCGTGCCTGTCGGGGAGCTTCTCGACAACACGGTAATTTTCGCAAAAGCAATAGAAAGGCTCTGTCGGTAA
- a CDS encoding glycosyl hydrolase family 88: MSAKTPISSNLKLFRAKKKLLKDFITNDPYLSGELGNYKHGTLFRHDIVFISITDGSHTADLFIGEGEDFLSAFASAMNSAEKYVSDNDIVPLWVKVDCVNSCKICTRAEFEEEIRSSREFFFKKGVSFDTGFETALLEAQLNCCGLINYKNGTLDDNKIRDFLSSRTTLESIPDNVLSFTTVGYICDENKKLYKLYPDEENYGRRIVSELTKDDIKQVIETSSVYLANAVKDNGQFDYGVNPVNDFHFVTYNILRHSGTIWSLIMQYDTTKDEKLVPKIESTIDFLMQSIEYSDSDHAYLVERKSDEIKLGGNAIAIVTLSTYAAVFDSDRYDKLIAALANSVLDMQEEDGSYYHVLSFPDFQRKERDRIVYYDGEATFALARAYSITKDNRYLDAAEKALDYFIKNDYTRFCDHWIAYAVNEVTIHDPKERYLNFGLKNANDNLNKIFNQDTTFHTFLELLMAAFSLYERIKEKNIYVSYMQRFNFEAFIRTIYRRAHYMLGGYLYPEIAMYMKVPESVVYTFCVRHDSYRIRIDDVQHYIGGYYNFYRNFDKLNEYYKQITDKPKTRQSETPVDSERASFVNWILSNI, encoded by the coding sequence ATGAGTGCAAAAACCCCTATCAGCAGTAATTTAAAGCTGTTCAGAGCAAAGAAAAAACTTCTTAAGGATTTCATAACCAATGACCCTTATCTTTCGGGAGAACTGGGCAATTATAAACACGGCACACTTTTCAGACACGACATTGTATTTATCAGCATAACAGACGGGAGCCATACCGCCGATTTGTTCATCGGAGAAGGTGAGGACTTTTTGTCGGCATTCGCCTCGGCTATGAACAGTGCCGAAAAGTACGTTTCGGATAATGATATTGTTCCGCTGTGGGTAAAGGTTGACTGTGTAAACAGCTGTAAGATCTGTACCCGTGCGGAATTTGAGGAAGAAATACGCTCAAGCCGTGAATTTTTCTTCAAAAAAGGCGTCAGCTTCGATACAGGCTTTGAAACCGCACTTCTTGAAGCACAGCTCAATTGCTGCGGACTTATAAACTATAAGAACGGCACTCTTGACGATAATAAAATCAGGGATTTCCTCAGCAGCCGCACCACCCTTGAATCAATCCCCGACAATGTGTTATCGTTTACAACAGTCGGATATATCTGTGACGAAAACAAAAAGCTGTACAAGCTATATCCCGATGAGGAAAACTACGGCAGAAGAATTGTGTCGGAGCTGACAAAAGACGATATTAAGCAGGTCATAGAAACGTCATCGGTATATCTTGCGAATGCCGTCAAAGATAACGGGCAGTTTGATTACGGCGTAAATCCCGTGAACGATTTTCATTTCGTTACATATAACATACTGCGTCATTCCGGTACTATCTGGAGCCTTATAATGCAGTACGACACCACAAAGGACGAAAAACTCGTACCGAAGATCGAAAGCACGATAGACTTCCTTATGCAGAGCATAGAATATTCCGACAGCGACCACGCCTATCTTGTAGAACGTAAGTCGGATGAAATAAAACTCGGCGGTAACGCTATCGCTATAGTGACCTTGTCCACCTATGCCGCCGTATTTGACAGCGACAGGTATGATAAGCTGATAGCCGCTCTTGCAAACTCTGTTCTTGATATGCAGGAAGAGGACGGCAGCTATTATCACGTTTTATCATTCCCCGATTTTCAGCGCAAGGAACGTGACAGAATCGTGTACTATGACGGCGAGGCGACATTTGCACTTGCGAGAGCGTACAGTATCACAAAAGACAACCGTTATCTTGATGCCGCAGAAAAAGCGCTCGATTATTTCATCAAGAATGATTATACACGTTTTTGCGACCACTGGATAGCGTATGCGGTAAACGAGGTCACTATCCACGACCCGAAGGAACGCTATCTGAACTTCGGTCTTAAGAACGCAAACGATAATCTGAACAAGATTTTCAATCAGGATACGACCTTCCATACATTCCTTGAGCTTCTTATGGCGGCTTTCAGCCTTTACGAGAGAATAAAAGAGAAGAATATATATGTGTCATATATGCAGAGATTCAACTTTGAAGCATTTATCAGGACGATTTACCGACGCGCGCATTATATGCTTGGCGGCTATCTCTATCCCGAGATAGCAATGTATATGAAGGTGCCGGAATCGGTAGTATACACTTTCTGCGTGCGTCATGACAGCTACAGAATAAGAATAGACGATGTTCAGCATTATATCGGCGGTTATTATAATTTCTACAGAAATTTTGACAAGCTGAACGAATATTACAAGCAAATCACAGATAAGCCGAAAACGCGGCAGAGCGAAACGCCCGTAGACAGCGAGAGAGCCTCGTTTGTCAACTGGATACTCAGCAATATCTGA
- a CDS encoding DNA-deoxyinosine glycosylase, whose product MLFCAILNVIIIKGATLMTQYHNIPPVYDKNSRILILGSFPSVKSREAQFFYGHPQNRFWKVMSAVLDCDLPVTVQQKKLMLLSHNIAVWDVIGSCEITGSSDATISSVVPNDIAGLVAETSVTRIFANGATSYNMYKRYCRDNVGIEAVKLPSTSPANAAFSLERLISVWKSQILSQ is encoded by the coding sequence ATGCTGTTTTGTGCTATTCTGAATGTTATAATAATAAAAGGAGCAACGCTAATGACGCAATATCACAATATCCCGCCCGTGTACGACAAAAACAGCCGTATACTTATATTAGGCTCGTTTCCGTCCGTGAAGTCACGGGAGGCACAGTTTTTCTACGGACACCCTCAGAACCGTTTCTGGAAGGTGATGTCGGCGGTTCTTGACTGCGACCTGCCTGTAACGGTACAGCAGAAGAAGCTGATGCTGTTAAGTCATAATATCGCCGTATGGGATGTTATCGGTTCGTGTGAAATAACAGGCTCGTCTGATGCCACCATAAGCTCGGTAGTCCCGAACGATATAGCCGGACTTGTAGCCGAAACTTCTGTTACAAGAATTTTCGCAAACGGTGCGACCTCTTATAATATGTATAAGCGATATTGCCGTGACAATGTCGGAATAGAAGCCGTAAAACTGCCGTCAACCAGCCCCGCAAACGCAGCTTTCTCGCTTGAACGGCTCATATCCGTATGGAAATCTCAGATTCTGTCACAGTAG
- a CDS encoding DUF2508 family protein, translating to MCLNFCRLFKAESKEHTFSEAEEMRSRLEYLQSRLEKTRQLFDMETDPEKIEAIVYEEKAILIRLDHLIKNAKERNITISYCDRI from the coding sequence ATGTGCTTGAATTTTTGCAGATTATTTAAAGCGGAAAGCAAGGAGCATACTTTCAGCGAAGCCGAAGAAATGCGTTCACGGCTGGAGTATCTTCAAAGCAGGCTCGAAAAGACACGTCAGCTTTTCGATATGGAAACAGACCCCGAAAAAATCGAAGCAATCGTCTATGAAGAAAAGGCGATACTTATAAGGCTTGACCATCTGATAAAGAACGCAAAGGAGCGGAATATTACCATAAGCTACTGTGACAGAATCTGA
- the rpsI gene encoding 30S ribosomal protein S9: MYESKPYYYGTGRRKHSVARVRVYPGSGVITVNGRGIDDYFGLETLKLIVRQPLALTGTTEKFDIVCTVAGGGVTGQAGAIRHGLSRALLQYSDELRPVLKKAGFLTRDPRMKERKKYGLKAARRAPQFSKR; encoded by the coding sequence ATGTACGAATCAAAGCCTTATTACTACGGAACAGGTAGAAGAAAGCACTCAGTTGCCAGAGTACGTGTTTATCCCGGCAGCGGTGTTATCACTGTAAACGGTCGTGGCATCGACGATTATTTCGGTCTTGAGACATTAAAGCTCATCGTTCGTCAGCCTCTCGCTCTTACAGGAACAACAGAGAAGTTTGACATTGTCTGCACAGTTGCAGGCGGCGGTGTTACAGGTCAGGCAGGCGCTATCCGCCACGGCCTTTCAAGAGCTTTACTTCAGTACAGCGACGAGCTTCGTCCCGTACTCAAGAAGGCAGGCTTCTTAACTCGTGACCCCAGAATGAAGGAAAGAAAGAAGTACGGCTTAAAGGCTGCACGTCGTGCTCCCCAGTTCTCAAAGAGATAA
- a CDS encoding DUF4364 family protein has product MSIPVPKYTLYDRKDIEVLVAYILYKVGSITKDELMRCTVDHDFVMYFDLICCLFDMEDKGLIICEKAGNDETCLPTAKSEYLAIELAYTIPLSIREDTIYYAKKITSHSRLEKTVKTEIVKVEQGGYQLCIRFINEMGGTDLMELKIYAPTKESAEQMEKRVFDNPVGAYRNVLNSFIQGYLTVSEKEIQEVLDDTKI; this is encoded by the coding sequence ATGAGTATACCGGTTCCTAAATACACGCTCTATGACCGCAAGGACATTGAGGTGCTTGTGGCATATATTCTGTACAAGGTCGGCAGTATCACAAAAGACGAGCTTATGCGATGCACGGTCGACCACGATTTTGTAATGTATTTCGATCTTATCTGCTGTCTTTTCGATATGGAAGATAAGGGTCTTATAATCTGCGAAAAAGCCGGCAATGACGAAACCTGTCTGCCTACGGCGAAGAGTGAATATCTCGCTATCGAGCTTGCTTACACTATTCCCCTTTCGATAAGGGAGGACACGATATACTACGCAAAGAAAATCACTTCACATTCACGGCTCGAAAAAACCGTCAAGACCGAGATAGTAAAGGTCGAGCAAGGCGGCTATCAGCTTTGCATACGGTTTATAAACGAGATGGGCGGAACGGATCTTATGGAGCTTAAAATCTACGCTCCGACAAAGGAAAGCGCCGAACAGATGGAAAAGAGGGTTTTCGACAATCCTGTGGGTGCGTACAGAAACGTACTGAATTCATTTATTCAAGGGTATCTCACCGTATCGGAAAAGGAGATACAGGAAGTGCTTGATGATACGAAGATTTAA
- the aroA gene encoding 3-phosphoshikimate 1-carboxyvinyltransferase, translated as MDIKITPSKLSGKLIVPPSKSISHRMLICAAFCDGTTHIDNLLECMDLHATINALTALGVKINGKDGSYDITGITQPSEKAAVDCFESGSTLRFMIPIFSAFGCEAEFTGRGKLPERPITPLIEPMTENGAVFETLSMPYRIKGKLSGGKYYIDGSVSSQFITGLLFALSVLSKDSEIILTTSLESKPYVNITIDCMKQFGVGVSETENGYFIKGGQKYQPHNCTVEADMSQSAFFLAANCAGSDIELTNLNLNSVQGDKAIVDIAEKFRNGGDLSVIDASDIPDLVPAIAVMMSFREKPCRIINCERLRIKECDRLAATTELINDLGGKAISTENSIEIFPVEAFKGGTVRNYNDHRIAMAGAVAATRSTGEVIIKGAECTNKSYPGFFDDFRALGGIADVISV; from the coding sequence ATGGATATAAAAATAACACCGTCAAAGCTCAGCGGAAAGCTGATAGTGCCGCCGTCAAAGAGCATTTCTCACAGGATGCTAATATGTGCGGCTTTTTGCGACGGTACGACGCATATAGATAACCTGCTTGAGTGTATGGATCTGCACGCAACAATAAACGCATTGACGGCACTCGGCGTAAAAATAAACGGCAAAGACGGCAGTTATGACATTACGGGAATAACTCAGCCCTCAGAAAAAGCCGCAGTGGATTGCTTTGAAAGCGGCTCAACGCTAAGATTTATGATACCGATATTCTCGGCTTTCGGCTGTGAAGCGGAATTTACGGGCAGAGGAAAACTCCCCGAAAGACCTATAACGCCGCTGATTGAGCCTATGACAGAAAACGGCGCTGTGTTCGAAACGCTTTCGATGCCGTACAGGATCAAGGGCAAGTTAAGCGGCGGAAAGTATTATATTGACGGAAGTGTTTCATCGCAGTTTATAACAGGGCTACTGTTCGCACTCTCTGTACTTTCAAAGGACAGCGAGATAATTCTTACTACCAGTCTTGAGTCGAAGCCTTATGTCAATATTACAATAGATTGCATGAAGCAGTTCGGGGTCGGGGTTAGCGAAACAGAGAACGGTTATTTTATAAAAGGCGGTCAGAAGTATCAGCCGCATAATTGCACGGTGGAGGCCGATATGTCGCAGAGCGCATTTTTTCTTGCGGCAAACTGTGCAGGCTCGGATATAGAACTTACAAATCTCAACCTGAACAGCGTGCAGGGCGATAAGGCTATAGTTGACATTGCCGAAAAATTCAGAAACGGCGGCGATCTGTCGGTAATAGATGCATCGGATATTCCCGACCTCGTTCCTGCGATTGCGGTGATGATGAGCTTCCGGGAAAAGCCGTGCAGGATAATCAACTGCGAGAGATTACGCATCAAGGAATGCGACCGTCTTGCCGCCACCACAGAGCTTATAAACGATTTAGGCGGTAAAGCAATTTCTACGGAAAACAGCATAGAAATATTCCCTGTTGAAGCGTTCAAGGGCGGTACGGTACGCAATTATAACGATCACAGGATAGCAATGGCAGGCGCTGTTGCGGCTACAAGATCAACAGGCGAGGTAATTATAAAAGGCGCAGAATGTACAAACAAATCCTATCCGGGATTTTTTGATGATTTCAGGGCGCTCGGAGGTATAGCAGATGTCATCAGCGTTTAA
- the rplM gene encoding 50S ribosomal protein L13: MSTFMPKAETVERKWYILDAAGKPLGRVAAKAAHILRGKHKPTYAPHCDCGDHVIIINCAKAVLTGNKLENKYYRWHTGYIGGLKEVQYSKLMSEKPEKAMQLAIEGMLPNNTLGRKAATRMRLYAGAEHKNGAQKPEEFKY; this comes from the coding sequence ATGTCAACATTTATGCCTAAAGCTGAAACAGTTGAACGTAAGTGGTATATTCTCGATGCAGCAGGAAAGCCCCTCGGCCGTGTTGCTGCAAAGGCCGCTCACATTCTCCGTGGTAAGCACAAGCCCACATACGCACCTCACTGCGACTGTGGCGATCATGTAATCATAATTAACTGCGCAAAGGCAGTTTTAACAGGCAACAAGCTTGAGAACAAGTACTACAGATGGCACACCGGCTACATCGGCGGTCTTAAGGAAGTACAGTACAGCAAGCTCATGAGCGAGAAGCCCGAAAAGGCTATGCAGCTCGCAATTGAGGGTATGCTCCCCAACAATACACTTGGCAGAAAGGCCGCAACAAGAATGCGTCTTTATGCAGGTGCAGAGCACAAGAACGGCGCTCAGAAGCCCGAAGAATTCAAATATTAA